The Blautia obeum ATCC 29174 region CGTTTACCTTCGCGGATGACCGGAACCAGAAGTTCACGGAGTTCATAGGTGCCGCCCAGAACCTTGGTCTTTTTCCAGGTATCTGCAGGGTCAAAAATAATCATGGTTTCTTCCGGATCAAAGACTTCATCAGCCAGGCAGATCAGGTCAGCCTTAATCTTACCGGTAGACTTGCTGTAAATACGGTAAACTGTTTTATTGCCCGGATTTGTGACTTTTTCGGTGTTTTCGGACAGTTTGATCTTTGGTGTAAAGTTTGTACTGTCTGCATCTTTGACTGCAGCAAGTTTGTATACACCACCGAATGCCGGATTATCTTTACTCGTGATGAGGTTGGTTCCAACACCCCAGGAATTGATCTTGGCATCCTGCGTCTTAAGACTGTCGATCAGATATTCGTCCAGATCACTGGATGCGGAAATGGTAGCATCATCGAATCCGGCAGCAGCCAGCATCTTGTAGGCTTCTTTGGAAAGATATGCAAGGTCACCGCTGTCAATACGGATACCATAGTGTGTAAGTTTGATACCTTCTTCTCTCATTTCTTCGAAGACACGGATCGCATTCGGAACACCGGATTTCAGGACATCATAAGTATCTACCAGCAGTGTGCAGGAATTTGGATACATTTTGGCGTATGTTTTGAAAGCTGTGTATTCATCTGGGAAGCTCATGATCCAGCTGTGGGCATGTGTTCCCAGAACCGGTACGTTAAACATCTGTCCGGTCAGTACGTTGGAAGTTCCGGCGCATCCACCGATGACAGCTGCACGTGCACCATAGATACCGGCATCCGGACCCTGTGCACGACGCAGGCCGAATTCCATGATTCCGTCCCCACGGGCTGCATAGCAGACTCTGGCTGCTTTGGTAGCAATCAGACTCTGATGATTGATAATATTCAGGATTGCGGTTTCTACAAGCTGTGCTTCCATGATCGGAGCGATTACTTTGACGAGTGGTTCTCGGGGAAATACTACAGTTCCCTCCGGAATAGCATAAATATCTCCGGTAAATTTGAAAGATCTTAAATATTCCAGAAAATCGTCTTCAAAGATATGAAGGCTTCTGAGATATTCGATATCATCGTCTGTAAAATGAAGATTTTCAATATATTCGATCATCTGTTCCAGACCTGCTGTGATCGCAAAGCTGCCACCGCATGGATTGACACGATAAAACATATCAAAAATTACAGTCTGATTGGTTGGATTCTTGAAATAGCCCTGCATCATGGTCAATTCATATAAATCGGTGAGCAGGGTCAGATTAGTTGCTCTCATCTGATTTCTCCTTTTTTATTTGCTAAGGTGAACTTATTATGCTTATTACTGTAAATAGTAGTTTTCATTATACCATTATTCCCGTAGAACGGCATTAAAATTTTACATAATATAAGAAGAAAAAAAAATTGGAGAAATTTAAAAAAAATTAAAAAAAGGGGTTGCTTTTTTTGAATGCCTGTAATATAATAACATTCGTCGCGAGCGATGAGCGAGCGAAAACAAATAAAGGGCTATCGCCAAACGGTAAGGCAACGGACTCTGACTCCGTCAGTTCAAGGTTCGAATCCTTGTAGCCCTGCTAAGTTGAGCACCTCGGAAGAGGTGCTTTTTTACTATATCAAATTAAAAAGAATATTGGCAGGAGGAGGGGGAACTCGTGGCAATAAAAATCAGGGTTGATGCAAAAAAAATGGAAGACCTGTTGAGGAATTTTTATCTGATTACAGGAATCAGAATCGTAGTATTCGATGACAATTTTGAAAAAATTGCAGAATATCCGGGGAATCATTGCGGATATTGCAAAATCGTACGAAAAGATCCGAATGCGAGGGCACTGTGTAAGATTTCGGATATAAAGGGATGTGGAGAATGCAAAAAGCTTAAAAAGCTTCATATATATGAATGTCATGCCGGGTTAATGGAAGCAGTAGCACCTTTAACATAATATATAGCAAGAATTCTCCTTCCTCTACAGGTGGGAGATGAATTGTAAAAAATAAAAAAGAACATTTGTTTGGCAACGCAATCCATGGTATAATAGAATCAGTCGATAAGATAAGGTAATTATTCAAAAAAGGACTGGTTTTATGGAAAATATGGATTACAATGCACATTCAGTGTACTTGATGTATTATCACCTGATTATGGTGGTGAAATATCGAAGAAAAGTTATCAATGATCCAATTTCAGAAAGAGCAAAGGAAATATGGGGATATATTGCCCCACGGTATGGAATTGTTTTGGAGGAATGGAATCATGATATTGACCATGTGCATGTAATGTTTCGTGCACAGCCTAAAACAGAACTCAGTAAATTTATCAATGCTTATAAAAGTGCCAGCAGCAGGCTGCTGAAAAAAGAGTATCCGGAAATCCGGGAAAAACTTTGGAAAGAAACATTCTGGAGCCAGAGTTTCTGCCTTTTGACGGCAGGAGTGGTACCAGTAGAAGTGATCCGTCAATACATCGAAAACCAGGGAGAGAAAAAGAATTGAACATAGCATATCGTTTCCGGATTTATCCAACAGAAGAACAGAAGATACTCCTTGGAAAAACATTTGGTTGCTGTCGTTTTCTGTATAACCAGATGCTTAATGACAAGATCCAGGAGTATAAAAAAACAAAAAAGATGTTAAAGAATACACCAGCTATGTATAAAAAGGCGTATCCATTCCTGAAAGAAGTTGATTCGCTGGCCCTAGCAAATGTTCAGCTTCATCTGGAGAAAGCATATAAGAACTTTTTCCGTGATCCGAAGGTTGGATTTCCGCGTTTCAAGTCAAAACATCATTCCAAAAACAGCTACACAACAAATGTGGTCAACGGAAATATTCTGGTAGAAGGTAACCGGATCCGGCTTCCGAAATTAAAATGGATCTCCATGAAAAAACACAGGGAGCCTGCAGAAAACTGTCGTCTGAAATCAGTGACAGTCAGTATGGAGCCATCTGGAAAGTATTTTGCAAGCCTGCTGTATGAAGGATACAGCTGCGAAAACCAAGCAGCAGATAAGGATTACAGCAATGCAAAAATACTGGGGATTGATTATGCGATGCAGGGGATGGCAGTGTTTTCAGAAGAGATCGAGCTTGAAAAAGCAGGGTTCTTCAGAAAAAATGAAAAAAGGCTGGCAAGGGAACAGCGTAAACTGTCAAGATGTGTAAAAGGGAGCCACAATTATGTGCGGCAGAAAAAGAAAGTTGCCAGATGCCATGAAAAAATACGCAGCCAGAGAAGAGATTATCTGCACAAACTGAGCCGCAGGATCACAGACCAGTATGATATAGTCGCGGTAGAAGATATTGATATGAAAGCGATGAGCCAGTGCCTGCATTTTGGGAAAAGTGTACAGGATAATGGATACGGGATGTTCCGGAATATGCTGGATTATAAGCTTGCCTGGAAGGGAAAAGAATTAGTAAAGGTAGACCGCTTTTTCCCTTCAAGTAAAAAATGCAGTAAATGTGGAAAGATAAAAAAAGAGTTGAAATTATCCGAAAGAGTTTACCGCTGTACGTGTGGAAATGAGATGGACAGAGATCGAAATGCAGCAATCAACATCCGTGAAGAGGCAAGAAGGATGCTGGCAGCATAAATTGTCCGTATCCGGACAATAAGAAAGAAAATATGCCCGTGTCCGGGCAAAAGAAATCGCGGGGCACGCGAGGATAGCTTGTAGATACTTGGCTCAGTAGAGCCATTGAGCAAGAAGCCCCCACTTCAAAATCAGAGATTTAAGTGGTGGGAGCATGTCACAAGTAGGTGATATAATCATCGGATATCTTATGCTTGGGCAGTTGATTCTGGAGGATGGGCAGAACAGGCGACAGAAGTGGAACAGAATGTACGACAGAGTGAAAAATTATGAGATTGATTTTGAAGCTCTGGAAAACAGTTTCTGGAAGAAAAATAACCTGACACAGGAAAAATTATATGCAGTTGCCAAACTTATGGAAAGCTGCGCCAGTCATTTATATGTGACGGAAACGATATCAGTGGAAGAGGAAGATCTTTCTCGACGAATTGAAGCCTATATTATGAAGAAAATTCATAAAGGTGCAGAAATTACAATTGAAGATATATGCGATGAATTTGAAATACGCTGAACAAAATTACTATTATATGGTTAAAATGCACTATAAATAATAAAAAAACAGTAATATAATGTGATACATGAACAAAACACAGAGGCGTGTGACAAAATAACACAAGGAGGTCTTCCTGTATATGGATTTACAAAAGCATTTGGTTCTTTTGCACAGGGAAGTATTGTAGGTATTCCGAATCAGGTTATTCTGACAATTATTTTGTTTATTATCTTTATCTATGCATTAGCTAAGACGACATTAGGACGTTATCTGTATGGTGTTGGCGGTAACGAAGAAGCATCTCGTCTTTCAGGTATTGGTGTAACAAAGATTAAGCTGATGGCATACGGACTCAGTGGATTCCTCGCCGGAATCGCTGGTCTGGTACTGTTATCAAGAACAAGTTCCGGACAGCCATCTGCAGGTTCCGGATATGAAATGGATGCAATCACAGCTGTAGTACTTGGTGGTGTTTCTCTGAATGGTGGAGAAGGTAAATTACATATGGTTGTTATTGGTATGCTGATCATGGGTGTACTGACAACTGGTATGATCATGTGTGGTATTAACGATTATGTACAGCAGTTTGTAAAAGGTATCGTACTGATCCTTGCAGTTGCATATTCTGAAATCTCCAAAAAGATCAGAAGCAGAATGATCGTAACGGAATAAGAAGTTAATCTTGTATAGTTTTATATGACTGAATAAAAATATCTCTGGCTGTGTGGTCAGAGATATTTTTTGTTGATTGACCTTAGTATAAAATACATGATAAAATAAAAAGTAAAGCAAAATTTTGCAGAGAACGAGTCGATAGTTATAAATGAGGAAAGAGAGTGAATGCATGGCATATAGTTTCAGTGGACGTGTCCGCTACAGTGAAATTGGAGAAAATGGATTATTGACACTGCCGGGAATCCTGAATTATTTTCAGGACTGCAGTACCTTTCAGTCAGAGGAAGTCGGACTTGGAATCGATATTTTGAAGGAATGGAAACGTATCTGGGTATTGTCGGCATGGCAGGTGGTTGTAGATCGTTATCCATATATGGGAGAACGAATCAAAACATCTACCTGGGCATATGGATTCCGTGGATTTATGGGACTGCGTAACTTTACCATGGAGACAGAGGGCGGGGAACGCCTGGCGTATGCCAATACTTTCTGGACTTATATTGATGCGGAAAACGGACTGCCAGTCCGTCTGGAAGCGAAAGATACAGATGCTTACAGAGGAAAAGACGGGAAGATGGAATCGAAACTGGATATGGAATATGCACCGCGTAAAATTGTACTTCCGGAAGATTATGAGCAGCAGGATTCTTTTGCTGTGCAGAAACATCATCTGGATACGAACCATCATGTAAATAACTGTCAGTATGTACAGATGGCAATGGATTATCTGCCGGAGAATTTCAAGATACATCAGATGCGTGCGGAATATAAGCAGCAGGCGAGACTGAATGATGTGATCTGTCCGGCAAGAGCAGTAGATGAAAATAAAACAACAGTTCTTCTGAATGATCAGAAGGGTGAACCGTATGCAGTTGTTGAGTTTAAATAAAATTGGAGGAAAAATATGATCGAATTAGGAAAGAAACAGACGTTACTGATTGTGAAGTCCGTAGAGTTTGGCGTATATCTTGCAGAAGATATGAATGCAGATACAAAGCATCAGGTACTTTTGCCGGCAAAACAGGTTCCGGCAGGGACAAAAGCAGGAGATAAACTGGAAGTTTTTATTTATAAAGATTCTCAGGATCGTCTGATCGCGACAACAAATGAACCACTTCTTATGGTGGGGCAGGCAGGACTTCTGAAAGTAAAACAGGTAACAAGAATCGGAGCATTTCTTGACTGGGGACTGGAAAAAGATCTTTTGCTTCCATATCATGAGCAGACAACTCGTATCTTTGAGGGGCAGGAATGTCTGGTAGCTGTTTATGTGGATAAAAGCAGCCGTCTCTGTGCAACTATGAAAGTTTATCCTTACCTGTCCAAAGAAACACCTTATAAAGAAGGTGACCAGGTAAAAGGCCGTGTATACCAGATCAGCGAGAATTTTGGAGTATTTGTTGCAGTCGATAATAAATATTCTGCACTGATCCCTGCAAGAGAAGCAAAAGGTAAATATCGTCCTGGTACTGTTCTTGACCTGCGTGTGACCAGAGTCAAAGAAGATGGAAAGATGGATGTCAGTGACCGTCAGGAAGCATATCTTCAGATCAACGAAGATGCGGAAAATGTTCTGGAGATCATTGAAGAATTTGCAGGAGTACTTCCTTTTGATGACAAGGCTTCACCGGAAGTGATCCGCAGAGAATTTGGCTTAAGCAAAAATGCATTTAAGCGTGCAGTCGGACATCTTCTTAAAGAAGGAAAAATTCAGATCAAGGACCGCAGGATCTATCTGGTGAAATAACAGGTAAAGGATGAGAGTATGAACTTTACACATCTTCATGTCCATACAGAATACAGTCTTCTGGATGGTTCGAATAAAATAAAAGAATATGTGGACCGTGTCAAGGAACTTGGCATGGACAGTGCGGCTATTACGGACCATGGTGTGATGTACGGCGTGATCGATTTTTACCGTGCGGCAAGAGCTGCGGGAATCAATCCGATCCTGGGCTGTGAGGTGTATGTTGCGCCGGGCTCCCGCTTTGACCGTGAAGCAGGAAGTGGAGAAGACCGTTATTACCATCTGGTTCTTCTGGCAGAGAACAACCAGGGTTACAGTAATTTGATGAAGATCGTTTCCAAGGGATTTGTGGAAGGATTTTATTATAAACCGCGTGTGGATCTGCAGCTTCTGGAGAAATATCATGAGGGAATCATTGCGTTGAGTGCGTGTCTTGCAGGTGAAGTGGCAAGATTCCTTACAAGAGGTATGTATGAAGATGCAAAAGCGGCCGCACTTCGGTACCAGGATATCTTTGGAAAAGGAAATTTTTTCCTGGAATTACAGGATCATGGCATTCCGGAACAGCAGAATGTAAACCAGCAGCTTCTTAAGATGCACCGTGAGACCGGAATTGATCTGGTTGCAACAAATGACGTACATTATACCCTTGCAGAGGATGCCCAGCCACATGATGTCCTGCTCTGCCTGCAGACCGGTAAGAAACTGGCAGATCAGGATCGTATGCGTTATGAGGGCGGTCAGTATTATGTAAAATCTCCGGAAGAGATGGAACGTCTTTTTCCATATGCGACAGAAGCATTGGAAAA contains the following coding sequences:
- a CDS encoding nicotinate phosphoribosyltransferase, yielding MRATNLTLLTDLYELTMMQGYFKNPTNQTVIFDMFYRVNPCGGSFAITAGLEQMIEYIENLHFTDDDIEYLRSLHIFEDDFLEYLRSFKFTGDIYAIPEGTVVFPREPLVKVIAPIMEAQLVETAILNIINHQSLIATKAARVCYAARGDGIMEFGLRRAQGPDAGIYGARAAVIGGCAGTSNVLTGQMFNVPVLGTHAHSWIMSFPDEYTAFKTYAKMYPNSCTLLVDTYDVLKSGVPNAIRVFEEMREEGIKLTHYGIRIDSGDLAYLSKEAYKMLAAAGFDDATISASSDLDEYLIDSLKTQDAKINSWGVGTNLITSKDNPAFGGVYKLAAVKDADSTNFTPKIKLSENTEKVTNPGNKTVYRIYSKSTGKIKADLICLADEVFDPEETMIIFDPADTWKKTKVLGGTYELRELLVPVIREGKRVYTSPEVMDLREYCQKEQNTLWDESRRLVNPQKVYVDLSQKLYDLKKNLLEEMSEKALD
- a CDS encoding PocR ligand-binding domain-containing protein; protein product: MAIKIRVDAKKMEDLLRNFYLITGIRIVVFDDNFEKIAEYPGNHCGYCKIVRKDPNARALCKISDIKGCGECKKLKKLHIYECHAGLMEAVAPLT
- the tnpA gene encoding IS200/IS605 family transposase produces the protein MENMDYNAHSVYLMYYHLIMVVKYRRKVINDPISERAKEIWGYIAPRYGIVLEEWNHDIDHVHVMFRAQPKTELSKFINAYKSASSRLLKKEYPEIREKLWKETFWSQSFCLLTAGVVPVEVIRQYIENQGEKKN
- a CDS encoding RNA-guided endonuclease TnpB family protein codes for the protein MNIAYRFRIYPTEEQKILLGKTFGCCRFLYNQMLNDKIQEYKKTKKMLKNTPAMYKKAYPFLKEVDSLALANVQLHLEKAYKNFFRDPKVGFPRFKSKHHSKNSYTTNVVNGNILVEGNRIRLPKLKWISMKKHREPAENCRLKSVTVSMEPSGKYFASLLYEGYSCENQAADKDYSNAKILGIDYAMQGMAVFSEEIELEKAGFFRKNEKRLAREQRKLSRCVKGSHNYVRQKKKVARCHEKIRSQRRDYLHKLSRRITDQYDIVAVEDIDMKAMSQCLHFGKSVQDNGYGMFRNMLDYKLAWKGKELVKVDRFFPSSKKCSKCGKIKKELKLSERVYRCTCGNEMDRDRNAAINIREEARRMLAA
- a CDS encoding PocR ligand-binding domain-containing protein encodes the protein MSQVGDIIIGYLMLGQLILEDGQNRRQKWNRMYDRVKNYEIDFEALENSFWKKNNLTQEKLYAVAKLMESCASHLYVTETISVEEEDLSRRIEAYIMKKIHKGAEITIEDICDEFEIR
- a CDS encoding ABC transporter permease, translating into MIHEQNTEACDKITQGGLPVYGFTKAFGSFAQGSIVGIPNQVILTIILFIIFIYALAKTTLGRYLYGVGGNEEASRLSGIGVTKIKLMAYGLSGFLAGIAGLVLLSRTSSGQPSAGSGYEMDAITAVVLGGVSLNGGEGKLHMVVIGMLIMGVLTTGMIMCGINDYVQQFVKGIVLILAVAYSEISKKIRSRMIVTE
- a CDS encoding acyl-[acyl-carrier-protein] thioesterase; translated protein: MAYSFSGRVRYSEIGENGLLTLPGILNYFQDCSTFQSEEVGLGIDILKEWKRIWVLSAWQVVVDRYPYMGERIKTSTWAYGFRGFMGLRNFTMETEGGERLAYANTFWTYIDAENGLPVRLEAKDTDAYRGKDGKMESKLDMEYAPRKIVLPEDYEQQDSFAVQKHHLDTNHHVNNCQYVQMAMDYLPENFKIHQMRAEYKQQARLNDVICPARAVDENKTTVLLNDQKGEPYAVVEFK
- a CDS encoding CvfB family protein, encoding MIELGKKQTLLIVKSVEFGVYLAEDMNADTKHQVLLPAKQVPAGTKAGDKLEVFIYKDSQDRLIATTNEPLLMVGQAGLLKVKQVTRIGAFLDWGLEKDLLLPYHEQTTRIFEGQECLVAVYVDKSSRLCATMKVYPYLSKETPYKEGDQVKGRVYQISENFGVFVAVDNKYSALIPAREAKGKYRPGTVLDLRVTRVKEDGKMDVSDRQEAYLQINEDAENVLEIIEEFAGVLPFDDKASPEVIRREFGLSKNAFKRAVGHLLKEGKIQIKDRRIYLVK